The following proteins are co-located in the Luteolibacter rhizosphaerae genome:
- a CDS encoding DNA topoisomerase IB, whose product MKPITDSLVPLAILKQHDLVFTHDAMPGYTRRRSGKGFSYRTPEGGVLKSKSERERITSLVIPPAYESVWICKVPNGHLQATGLDQRGRKQYRYHPEWHLLAGDRKFHLLPEFVKALPRIRRKINSALSEEGLSRERIIAGIVALLDSTGFRIGNHRYAKENRSFGITSLLSRHLSEGEGEWVLRFKGKSGKEHEAQIRDTKIAALIAELQELPGQRLFRHEDETGGWHDIGSSDVNGWLKEIGGGEFTAKQFRTWKATLRCATELGKMPPGESEAACKRAEVAAIRVTAEALNHTMATCRKYYIHPGILKAYRSGYLYRVMLAKPPRMRRADESAKLRADERRVLTLIEKYPARPRRRRG is encoded by the coding sequence GTGAAACCCATCACCGACTCGCTTGTCCCGCTGGCGATCCTGAAGCAGCACGACCTCGTTTTCACCCATGATGCCATGCCCGGCTACACGCGCCGACGGAGCGGCAAGGGATTCAGCTACCGCACGCCGGAGGGAGGAGTGCTGAAGAGCAAGAGCGAGCGGGAGCGGATCACCTCGCTGGTGATTCCCCCGGCCTATGAATCGGTGTGGATCTGCAAGGTTCCCAACGGACATTTGCAAGCGACCGGACTGGATCAACGCGGGAGAAAGCAGTACCGCTACCACCCCGAGTGGCATCTGCTGGCGGGCGACCGGAAGTTCCATCTGCTGCCCGAGTTCGTGAAAGCCCTGCCGAGGATACGCCGGAAGATCAACAGCGCGCTCTCCGAAGAGGGTTTGAGCCGCGAGCGGATCATCGCCGGAATCGTGGCGCTGCTGGATAGCACCGGCTTCCGAATCGGGAACCACCGCTATGCGAAGGAGAACCGGAGCTTCGGGATCACTTCCCTGCTCTCCCGGCATCTGAGCGAGGGCGAGGGTGAATGGGTGCTGCGCTTCAAGGGCAAGTCCGGCAAAGAGCACGAGGCGCAGATCCGGGACACGAAGATCGCGGCACTCATCGCCGAGCTACAGGAGCTACCGGGGCAGCGGCTTTTCCGTCATGAGGACGAGACAGGCGGCTGGCATGACATCGGCAGCAGCGATGTGAACGGCTGGCTGAAGGAAATTGGCGGAGGGGAATTCACCGCGAAGCAATTCCGCACTTGGAAGGCGACGCTGCGCTGCGCGACGGAACTGGGAAAAATGCCGCCGGGGGAATCCGAGGCGGCCTGCAAGCGCGCCGAGGTGGCGGCGATCCGGGTGACAGCAGAGGCGCTCAATCACACGATGGCGACCTGCCGGAAATACTACATCCACCCGGGGATCCTGAAGGCCTATCGGAGCGGATATCTCTACCGGGTGATGTTAGCAAAGCCACCGCGGATGCGGCGGGCGGATGAGAGCGCGAAGCTGAGGGCAGACGAGCGCCGGGTGCTCACGCTGATTGAGAAGTATCCGGCGCGACCGAGGAGGCGAAGGGGGTAG
- the ligD gene encoding DNA ligase D: protein MPKSPPARKRAAPLEKYRGKRDFKATQEPAAKRKKESGHSFVVQEHHARSHHFDFRLEMDGVLASWAVPKGVPEDTGSNRLAVHVEDHPVDYGTFEGEIPKGNYGAGKVAIWDSGSWEPLEKNWKRDFAKGKFKFILHGKRLDGPYLLARMKEEPNWLLRKLDPATHPTGTIPGPAKETAAFVAPQLARPVPTVPQGKDWLHEIKYDGYRLIAVRKKGEVRLFTRKQLDWTDRFAALAKKLGKLGGGDFVLDGEAVVLDGKGRTSFGGLQEELKGKGEKIEFIAFDLLNADGKNLRDLPLSLRLEQLKKVVPKEDGPVRRSKVWQGDEGPNLFRQACKLGLEGIISKHSHARYLPESRRDWVKSKCRPRQEFVICGYTPPKNSCPAFGALVLGSYESGKLVPRGKVGTGFNEADRRALLKLMEKRAVSTAPFDAEKGVHWIRPELVAEIEFAEITRDGSIRQGSFISLREDKTAKEVHLDSVDQASIGEEEATVRGIVITHPERVVFPDDGIQKLEVARYHERIAELMLPHIVDRPLALLRAPDGIGGGSFFQKSFKDHVPPKVKTKTLEDGTEVIHIGSEEALISLIQFGVLEIHPWGSSFANINKPDTLIWDLDPDSSVPWPETLGAAFLLRDYLAKHDLESRVKTSGGKGLHVMMHLKRNHDWEIMKPFAKAVAARIAELSPRRFTITASKAKRGGKIYIDWLRNGKGATCVAPWGLRARPGAPVSTPINWKDLGDLDPRGFTMREPFKLPSDWKDITPQSISKALIKEVMDG, encoded by the coding sequence ATGCCAAAAAGTCCGCCAGCAAGAAAGCGCGCCGCTCCGCTTGAGAAATATCGCGGCAAGCGCGACTTCAAAGCCACCCAGGAGCCCGCAGCGAAGCGCAAGAAGGAGAGCGGCCACAGCTTCGTGGTGCAGGAGCATCACGCACGCTCGCACCACTTTGACTTCCGGCTGGAGATGGATGGCGTGCTGGCAAGCTGGGCGGTGCCGAAGGGCGTGCCGGAGGACACTGGCTCGAACCGGCTCGCCGTGCACGTGGAAGATCACCCGGTCGACTACGGCACCTTCGAAGGTGAGATTCCGAAAGGAAACTATGGCGCCGGGAAGGTGGCGATCTGGGACAGCGGCAGCTGGGAGCCGCTGGAGAAGAACTGGAAGCGCGACTTCGCGAAAGGTAAGTTCAAGTTCATCCTGCACGGCAAGCGACTCGACGGTCCCTACCTCCTCGCGCGGATGAAGGAGGAGCCGAACTGGCTGCTGCGCAAGCTCGACCCGGCCACGCATCCCACGGGTACAATCCCCGGGCCAGCGAAGGAAACCGCCGCTTTCGTCGCGCCGCAACTCGCCCGGCCGGTGCCAACGGTCCCGCAGGGCAAGGACTGGCTGCACGAGATCAAGTACGACGGTTATCGTTTGATCGCGGTGAGAAAGAAGGGCGAGGTGCGGCTCTTCACCCGCAAGCAGCTCGACTGGACCGATCGCTTCGCTGCCCTGGCAAAGAAGCTGGGCAAACTGGGCGGCGGAGACTTCGTTCTCGATGGCGAGGCTGTGGTCCTCGACGGCAAGGGGCGGACGAGTTTCGGCGGCCTGCAGGAAGAACTGAAAGGCAAGGGAGAGAAAATCGAGTTCATCGCCTTCGACCTGCTGAACGCGGATGGCAAGAACTTGCGGGATCTGCCGCTGAGCCTGCGGCTGGAGCAGCTCAAGAAGGTGGTGCCGAAGGAAGACGGCCCCGTGCGGCGCTCGAAGGTCTGGCAAGGCGATGAAGGCCCCAACCTGTTCCGTCAGGCGTGCAAGCTCGGTCTGGAAGGGATCATCAGCAAGCACAGCCATGCCCGCTACCTGCCGGAAAGCCGGCGCGACTGGGTGAAATCGAAATGCCGGCCGCGACAGGAATTCGTGATCTGCGGTTACACGCCTCCCAAAAACTCCTGCCCGGCCTTCGGCGCCTTGGTCCTAGGCTCTTACGAGAGCGGCAAACTGGTGCCGCGCGGCAAGGTGGGAACGGGTTTCAACGAAGCAGACCGCCGTGCACTCCTCAAGCTGATGGAGAAGCGCGCCGTAAGCACCGCCCCCTTTGATGCGGAGAAAGGCGTACACTGGATCCGCCCCGAACTGGTGGCGGAGATCGAGTTTGCGGAGATCACCCGCGACGGCTCGATCCGCCAAGGCAGTTTCATCTCACTCCGCGAAGACAAGACGGCAAAAGAGGTGCATCTTGATTCCGTGGACCAGGCATCCATCGGCGAGGAGGAAGCCACCGTGCGCGGCATCGTGATCACACATCCGGAGCGGGTGGTATTTCCCGATGACGGCATCCAGAAACTCGAGGTGGCACGCTACCACGAACGAATCGCCGAGCTGATGCTGCCCCACATCGTGGATCGTCCGCTCGCCCTGCTGCGGGCCCCGGATGGCATCGGGGGCGGAAGCTTCTTCCAGAAGAGCTTCAAGGATCACGTACCGCCGAAGGTGAAGACGAAGACCCTGGAGGACGGGACGGAGGTGATTCACATCGGCTCGGAGGAAGCGCTGATCTCGCTGATTCAGTTCGGCGTGTTGGAGATCCATCCTTGGGGTTCATCTTTCGCGAACATCAACAAGCCGGACACGCTGATCTGGGATCTGGATCCCGACTCCAGCGTGCCATGGCCGGAGACCTTGGGGGCGGCCTTCCTGCTGCGGGACTATCTGGCGAAGCACGATCTGGAATCGCGGGTGAAGACCTCCGGTGGCAAAGGGCTGCACGTGATGATGCACCTGAAGCGGAACCACGACTGGGAGATCATGAAGCCCTTCGCGAAAGCGGTGGCGGCGCGGATCGCGGAGCTAAGCCCGCGGCGCTTCACCATCACGGCGAGCAAGGCGAAGCGCGGAGGGAAGATCTACATCGACTGGCTGCGCAATGGCAAAGGGGCGACTTGTGTGGCGCCATGGGGACTGCGGGCGCGACCGGGTGCGCCTGTTTCCACGCCGATCAACTGGAAGGATCTGGGAGACCTTGATCCGCGGGGCTTCACGATGAGGGAGCCATTCAAGCTGCCTTCCGATTGGAAGGACATCACGCCGCAGTCGATCAGCAAGGCGCTGATCAAGGAGGTGATGGACGGCTAG
- a CDS encoding Ku protein produces the protein MARSIWKGSIAFGLVNIPVSLTGAEVRPDVQLHMVDSKNHARIRYERVNADSGEEVPWDRMVRGYEYEEGQFILLSDKELESVEPKLTKTIEISEFVKLDEIDPLLFDKPYYLEPDKRGRKAYALLREALRKSGKAGISRVVIRTREYLSAMFVRDDVLVLMLLRFPQEMKASAKLDLPVSSDKEWQPAKREMQLAERLIDEMSEKWNPKNYHDEYREALMEYIEKKIRSGDTVEDVKEGDEEEPKLKGNVVDLAAYLEQSIGKKPKAAAARKKPAAKKTAKKAVKHAKKSASKKARRSA, from the coding sequence ATGGCTCGTTCCATCTGGAAAGGTTCCATTGCCTTCGGCTTGGTGAATATTCCCGTGTCCCTCACCGGGGCCGAGGTGAGACCGGACGTGCAGCTCCACATGGTGGACAGCAAGAATCACGCGCGGATCCGCTACGAGCGGGTGAACGCGGACTCCGGCGAGGAGGTGCCATGGGACCGGATGGTGCGCGGCTACGAATATGAGGAGGGCCAGTTCATCCTGCTCTCGGACAAGGAACTCGAATCGGTGGAACCCAAGCTGACCAAAACGATCGAGATCTCCGAATTCGTGAAACTGGACGAGATCGATCCGCTTCTATTCGACAAGCCCTATTACCTGGAGCCCGACAAACGCGGCCGGAAGGCCTACGCGCTACTGCGCGAGGCGCTGCGGAAGTCGGGCAAGGCCGGCATCTCACGCGTCGTGATTCGAACGCGCGAGTATCTCTCCGCGATGTTCGTGAGAGACGATGTACTCGTACTCATGCTGCTGCGATTTCCGCAGGAGATGAAAGCCTCCGCGAAGCTCGATCTCCCGGTGTCGTCCGACAAGGAGTGGCAACCTGCCAAGCGTGAGATGCAGCTTGCGGAACGGTTGATCGACGAGATGAGCGAGAAGTGGAACCCGAAGAACTACCACGACGAGTATCGCGAAGCGCTGATGGAGTACATCGAGAAGAAGATCCGCAGCGGCGACACGGTTGAGGATGTGAAGGAAGGCGACGAGGAAGAGCCGAAGTTGAAGGGCAATGTGGTCGATCTGGCCGCCTACCTCGAACAGAGCATCGGCAAAAAACCAAAGGCCGCTGCCGCCAGGAAGAAACCTGCAGCGAAGAAGACTGCCAAAAAAGCCGTGAAGCATGCCAAAAAGTCCGCCAGCAAGAAAGCGCGCCGCTCCGCTTGA
- a CDS encoding EF-hand domain-containing protein produces the protein MKNQSNPIRRLLAATTLASGLALSSAQAGGLDANAIFVAADLDISGTLSLGEFTTTLDAGVSARAALKKFRGADRNVNGSIELTEFLIFTGTIPKPTKIEELFDQTDTNADASINFDEFTATFKAKASLVSIRRHFVRADVDASGGISETEWENFKRGRGQAGINLTVFELADFNADNQLTVVEYGYVFPRTASEAKVLAKFNKLDDDDNGVLVTAEFNPGVRAGR, from the coding sequence ATGAAGAACCAATCGAATCCCATCCGTCGTCTCCTCGCAGCCACTACGCTCGCCAGCGGCTTGGCCCTGAGTTCCGCCCAAGCAGGTGGGCTCGATGCCAACGCGATTTTTGTGGCGGCAGACTTGGACATCTCCGGCACCCTGAGCCTCGGCGAGTTCACCACCACCCTTGATGCAGGTGTTTCCGCACGGGCCGCGCTGAAGAAATTTAGAGGTGCGGACCGCAACGTCAACGGTTCGATCGAACTGACCGAGTTCCTGATCTTCACCGGTACCATCCCGAAGCCGACGAAGATCGAAGAACTTTTCGACCAGACCGACACAAACGCGGACGCATCGATTAATTTCGACGAGTTCACGGCGACCTTCAAAGCGAAGGCATCGCTCGTCTCTATCCGCCGACACTTCGTGCGGGCGGACGTCGATGCGAGCGGTGGCATCTCCGAAACCGAGTGGGAAAACTTCAAGCGCGGTCGCGGTCAAGCCGGGATCAACCTCACCGTCTTCGAACTCGCCGACTTCAATGCGGACAATCAACTCACGGTCGTGGAATACGGCTACGTCTTCCCGCGCACCGCCTCCGAGGCGAAGGTTCTGGCCAAGTTCAACAAGCTGGATGATGACGACAACGGCGTGTTGGTCACCGCGGAGTTCAATCCGGGGGTCCGCGCCGGCCGCTGA